One Chryseobacterium tructae genomic window, TGTGGACTTTTGAAAAGGAAGTAATGGAGTTTGCACAGGGTGATGGTAACCCTCGTTTTAATCCGTTCTTCGTCCCTAAATTTATCGCCAATATGGCTTCAGGAATGATCTCCATGAAATATGGACTTCAGGGAATCAATTATACAACAGTATCTGCTTGTGCAACCGGAAATACAGCATTGATGGATGCTTTCAACTACATCCGTCTCGGAAAAGCAAAAGTAATCATCAGTGGTGGCTCTGAAGCAGCGATTACTCCGGCTTCCATTGGTGGGTTCTCTATTATGAAAGCAATGTCTACAAGAAATGATGACTTTGCTACAGCCAGTCGTCCTTATGATGCAGAAAGAGATGGTTTTGTAATGGGAGAAGGTGCAGGAGCATTGGTTCTTGAAGAATATGAGCATGCCGTAGCAAGAGGTGCAAAAATCTATGCGGAATTAGCGGGTGCAGCCATGACGGCTGATGCGTACCACATGACTGCTCCTCATCCAGATGGAGTGGGAGCAATTAAAGCTATGCAATTGGCTGTAAAAGAAGCAGGAGCCAATATGGAAGATATTGATTATATTAATCCACACGCTACCTCTACTCCTTTGGGAGACTTGATTGAATTAAAAGCAATTAACAATGCTTTTAAAGGAAATAAAAAACTCGATATCAGTGCAACAAAGTCAATGACCGGGCACTTATTGGGAGCTGCTGGCGCCGTTGAAGCGATTATTTCTATTAAGGCTATTCAGAATGGAATTATTCCGCCAACCATCAATCTTCACCATATTGATGAGAATATTCCGAAAGATATTAATATTGTATTCGGAGAAGCTAAAGAAAAAGAGATCAATTTTGCATTGAGTAATGCCTTTGGTTTTGGAGGGCATAATGCAACTTTAGTATTCAAAAAGTTCAGGTAGTACTGAAATAAAAATAATTAAAAATCCCCCGTTCTTCAATGTACGGGGATTTTTAATTTTAAATAGATAAGCAACCATAAATAGCTTAAGGTACAATAGGGCGCGCAGTGAACCAATCTTCCGAATTTTCTGTCATTGGAATATACAGTCTTGTCCACTCTTCACAATCTATCATGTCCCAACTGTGTCCCTCGCCTTCAATATCTTCTGCTAAGAGAATAACACCTGGCTCAATTAGCAATGTTGAACCATCAGTAACCTTAAATCTTACAGTTCCTTTAATGGTAACAACATATTGTCTTCGTGGAGCAATATGGGTGTTTTTTTCCCATTCTTCTGTTTGATTACTGATCCAAATACATTAGCATTAATGTGAGTCAAAGCAGGTATTTTTCCTTCTTCAAACGTACATGATCCATCCTGATTGCTCATTAATCTTATAGCAGGGACAAACTCTGGTGATATTTTTGGTGATATATTCCCATGTTGGATATTTTTATCTTCTGCATCCATAAATCCAATGCTAATTGTTGTTAATGTTTTCGATAAGGTTTCAGATCATAAATGTATTCAAAAATTAAAAAGCAGTCAAATCTGACTGCTTTACTTTTAAGCTTTTAACCATTCCGAAGAGGAAAGGTAATTCTGATCGGGATAATAGATGAATAATAAATTTCGCCCTTTTATCGTATTGATCATTGATTGTGAGAGTTCTCTAGGAACGGCAGGGCATCCCCAACTTCTTCCTATTCTTTTATGCACAGCTGCAAATGCATCACTTACATAGTCTGCTCCATGCATAACGATAGCTCTTCTATACGCGGCATCATTGAATCCTTTATCCATTCCTAATAATCTCAATGAGTATCCATTATCTCCCTGATAGGTTGCATCTGTGATATAAAATCCCATGCTGCTCTGTCGCGAACTTTCCGTGTTAGAAAAATTCGTGGCAAATTCTTCGCCTGTATTTTTACCATGGGCAACCAATGAGTTGAATACTACTTTCTTGTCATTAAGATCAATTACCCAAAGTCTTTTGGTATTGGAGGACATAGAAAAATCGCAGATAGTCAATAAATGCGACTCACCAGTAAGCAATCCTGCTTTCTTTAGGTTTTCAAATCCCGTTAATGCTTTAGAGAAAACTTCGTAGTTCAGTTCATGGTCAGGATCAAATTCAATTGATTGGTATAGTGCTTCTGACGAAGATACTGCTGTAGCAGCATTTTTCTCAGATTTCGTGTCAGTTACTTTTTTTGTCTTTGTTATGTTGACATTTTCATCCTTCACCACCGCTTTCGGAGAAATGTAGAATGAGGTCGTCACCATGTAAACAAGGCCTATTACGCCATAAAATCCTTTCATTCAATAATATATTAGTACCAAATTAGTGGGGCAAAATTATAAAAACATTGCTATCAGCCACTTATAAGTCTACAAAGTTTAACTGAATTTAAGAAACTTTAACGTCCTGATTCTGTGAAATAAAGCCCATTATTTTTGTGAATCTCCAACAAATTCAAGGCTGATGGAATTCATACAATACCTCAATCCTGTAGGCTTTGGGCCATCATCAAACACATGTCCTAAATGTGAGTCACATCGCTTACAAAGCACTTCTACTCTTTCCATTCCATAAGCTGTATCTCTTTTATAATAAACGCCTTCTTTATCAGCCTCAAAGAAACTTGGCCATCCGCAACTGCTCGAAAATTTTGATGTAGAGCGGAATAAATGATTTCCACAAACCGCACAATAGTAGTCTCCCAACTCGTCAAATTCATTATATTTTCCGGTAAAAGCTCTTTCTGTTGCCGCTTCTCTTGCTATTGCATAAAGATCCGGAGCCAGGATTTTCTTCCATTCGTCGTTGGAAATATTCAGTTTGGCAGTATCGGTTCTTGAATAATATGGATTGTTATTTGCTTCTTTATTTTCCATAGAAGTAATTTTAATGGGTTGTTGTTTCTGCGTACATCCAAGCAGAACAATTAATATGATGGTTGAAATTAAAAATTTCATTATGATTTCAATGATTTACTTCTTCATCTTAAAATGAACTAAAGTATTTAAAATAAAACTTTTATGACTTTTATGATTTAATCTTAAATAGTTTCATAACCAAATTTAGTAAATTTGAGAATATGAATGACGAAGCAAAAAGAAAACAGCTTAGAAAATATAAGGCGTTCGCTACAGGATTATTTGTTTTGATGGCTCTTATTTTCATTGTGACGACCATAATGCAGAAATCCAGTTCTTCCCACTGGGTCGGATATGTACGGGCTTTTGCTGAAGCCGCCATGGTAGGTGCGTTAGCCGACTGGTTTGCAGTCACTGCCCTATTCCGTCATCCGCTTGGGCTTCCGATTCCCCATACCAATCTAATTGAAAACAGTAAACAAAAATTGGGAGACAACCTGGGAAGCTTTGTTGTGAGTAATTTTCTGTCGCCTCAAAATATCCGCCCTTATATTCAAAGAATTAAGGTTTCAAATTTTGTGGG contains:
- the fabF gene encoding beta-ketoacyl-ACP synthase II is translated as MKRVVITGLGAVTPLGNNVEDFWQNSLKGISGAGLIKQFDTEKFKVHFACEVKDFDPKLHLTHNEIKRSDLFTQYAMYASAEAIQDSGLDLQNMDPFDSGVIWGTGQGGMWTFEKEVMEFAQGDGNPRFNPFFVPKFIANMASGMISMKYGLQGINYTTVSACATGNTALMDAFNYIRLGKAKVIISGGSEAAITPASIGGFSIMKAMSTRNDDFATASRPYDAERDGFVMGEGAGALVLEEYEHAVARGAKIYAELAGAAMTADAYHMTAPHPDGVGAIKAMQLAVKEAGANMEDIDYINPHATSTPLGDLIELKAINNAFKGNKKLDISATKSMTGHLLGAAGAVEAIISIKAIQNGIIPPTINLHHIDENIPKDINIVFGEAKEKEINFALSNAFGFGGHNATLVFKKFR
- a CDS encoding murein L,D-transpeptidase catalytic domain family protein — its product is MKGFYGVIGLVYMVTTSFYISPKAVVKDENVNITKTKKVTDTKSEKNAATAVSSSEALYQSIEFDPDHELNYEVFSKALTGFENLKKAGLLTGESHLLTICDFSMSSNTKRLWVIDLNDKKVVFNSLVAHGKNTGEEFATNFSNTESSRQSSMGFYITDATYQGDNGYSLRLLGMDKGFNDAAYRRAIVMHGADYVSDAFAAVHKRIGRSWGCPAVPRELSQSMINTIKGRNLLFIYYPDQNYLSSSEWLKA
- the msrB gene encoding peptide-methionine (R)-S-oxide reductase MsrB, which gives rise to MKFLISTIILIVLLGCTQKQQPIKITSMENKEANNNPYYSRTDTAKLNISNDEWKKILAPDLYAIAREAATERAFTGKYNEFDELGDYYCAVCGNHLFRSTSKFSSSCGWPSFFEADKEGVYYKRDTAYGMERVEVLCKRCDSHLGHVFDDGPKPTGLRYCMNSISLEFVGDSQK